AGTGAAAATCTTCTTTAACCCACAAGGTCAAGACTTTTCTTATATGTTTGTCTATTTGTAATTGCTGTTAactaaaactgttcaagttaTGTCCCTTGGGACAAAGCGTGCCTTGTCCTGGGGGTTCAATGATTTTTATATACTTATGCAGTAAAACGTTAGAAAcccttctctgaaactgcaggGCGCAGACCCTCGATATCTGGAATGTAGCTTATTGTATTGGTCCTTTACCAAGTCTGTTCAAATGATGTTCCTGCGGTCTATACTGGCCCTGCTCGTGATGTACCAGGTATTATATATACGAGTACTtatgtattataattttgaagaTCTTTTCTGAAACTACATGCCCCTGACCATTGTTATTTGGTATGCAGCCATATATAATGTCCCTGGAGTCAAACTGACCACACCCCTttgctggtattcataaaagaTCATTAGTCCTTTTTTGGTCATAATATCCTCAAacttttatacttaaatttgaaaaacaaaacaaggtttttttcacaaaaaggtATGCAAATAAGAATAAAGAatctaaaatattattaacttaatttattttatgaccagtgagatatttaactttaaaaatgacttaagttaagaaatgacttttttttttttggggggggggggtctccgGGTAcaccggtttcccccacaacacaagacaacactctcgcacaacatcgtgccaacgagggTGACTTTgaataagttatcataacttcttcacaatcgttgtaaaatataaaaagtttgaACTATACTACCTACCAATGACTTTAACAGACCTTAGTAACAAATAATAATCTTCGCAACCATCTACATTTATAgtaaccaatgacttccttagcaaccataAAACTCCCGAGCATTCACTTACTTCCTTAGTTACCAATCAATTTCTTACAAAGTAACGACTTCCTTAGAAACCcttacttccttagcaaccCAAGACTTCCTTTTCTTACCAACTACCACCATTCATAGCaatgaattcattttaaacCTCTGCCTTTCTATGCAgtcaatgacttccttagcaatcACTTACTTCCTATCAACTACCTACATCGATAGAAGCCAACTTCCTCCTTAGCAACCTTAGACTCTCTTAGCAAGCAGTGAATACCTAAAGAACCAGATATTTCACTAGCATCCACTTACTTCTTTCGTAACCAATGACTTCCCTAGCCACCAAAGACTTCTTAAGCAAAATAGGACTTTTTATTACCTCCTTAGCACCTAAGACTCACTTAGAAGcaaatgacttccttagcaaccaaagACTTCCTTAGCAAGCAGTGACTACCTAAGGAACCAGATAATTCTCTACCATCCACTTACTTTGTTCATAACCAATGACTTCTTAAGCAAGAAACAACGTTTTATAAATCAATGACTACATATGCAACCAAATCATTTCCTTAGCTACCAATGGCTTCTTTAGGAAGCAGTGCCTACTTAAGAACCAGACAAATCCCTAGCATCCTCTTTCTTCCTTCGAAACCAATTTCTTTCTTAGCCACCAAAGACTTTCTTAACAACATAATACTTTTTAGCAACAAATGACTTCCATAGAAACAAATGACTTTCTTAGGAACCCTAGCACCCACTTATTTCCTTTGTAGCAAATGACTTTATAAGCAACAAAATAACTTCTTAGCAACAACCTACATACAAAGCAACCAattacttccttagcaaccatgaactacttccttagcaaccaataaCTTCCTTACCAACTACCCTTTTCAATAGGAACCAATGACCTCTCTTTTCTTAAGCAACCACTTTCATTCTTAGCAACTACCAACATCCATATCAACCAATTACGTCCTTGGCAATCATTGACTTCAATATCAGTTGGCTTTCATTGCCATCCACTTACTTCCTAGGCAAGCAGCATCAATCTTAATAACCACCACTCAATTTAATCAGGTGAGAatttacgtcatatttacttaatCCCTgttgctaagaggatacatatTTATCTGCAAAtgtcagtcatcatctgaacatgatttaaaactgttcCTTCCATCCCCACAcgttgaatggtcataatcttaaaacttcCTCAAAGGCATCCGCTGCCAATGATAATTCAGCTGTCAGTTAGgtacatgcatatttcattcaattgtccgaATATTTCTGACAACATGACGCTCATTTGGggcataatgtttaacaaacatctcttgttaacaTTGCCATATAACATTGATTGtttcttcaaaacaaacagACTAGTAATGTTTTATAGCCCAAATCACTAACACTAGCACAGAACTTTATTAACACTTCCAGTTGTTGCATTACTGCTGCCAGCTTTAAACAGtaccgtccctcagcactttcagtgctttgattctTCAAAAGAGTCCTCTTACAGACGTGAGAAAccgtttcgctaggacgaacaTCAATTTTTGTCTTACGTCTGTAGGAGGACACATTTGAAGAAAActcgtactgtatctattacATATCCTTTATGACTGAAATATATCTCGTAAAAGGTTAAAAACTATACCTATATTCTAATTTACAGTAATATACGGAAATACGAATTTAGTTAAATTCCAAACAAGAATAACGTCGTTTTGCTTGGTGCCATATAAAACAACAGGTTTTGATCAGTTCAAactgtacatgtttaaaatgattgccagtatagatgtgaaaaataatgtcGATAACACAACATGACTGGGATATATGCATATGGGATGTTTCTGTGGTCATAAGATATcttaatcaaagcactgaaagtgctgtcTCCGGCAATACCTTTTATAATCTAtggtttgttgaataaaagcgaaagcaatattgttttgaaactaaAAACCTCAAAACCCTTAGTTCAAATGGCAACATCAGAATATCAAATTTGCgataatatgtaaaacattgacAGAGTAAGACACTGAGCCAACCGGAGCGTGATTCATACTTTTATAAATTATCAAGCAGGTAATGGTTGGTCCAAAAAAGTGTTGTAAACGCTGCGATTTTAAAACAAGTGTGTTTTGTACTTTAAAGTTATCTAAACTTTAATCTTAGGCTTACATCAAGTATGAAATCTTGCAAATAAGACTTATAATCTCTCCTGGATGGAGTAAAGCTCAAGCATATAAACATCCAATACTTAACCAATTTCCGATCTTCAAGTCCCCATACTgttgtgttatgtttatatttataaaaacttcTTATAATAGAATGtaaaaagaaaagcaaaatattgcaaacttaaatgggaaatgaaaatgtcaaaatcttaAACATtcagtcgaaccctgttgggTAGAGCTTCCAAGGACTGGCGAAAGTACCTTGAGCATTGGGGAATTCGAGCGAAGCGGAAATGCTAAGCTTCAGTAAAAAGGAATCGGTCCTATACATCCAGTTTAGCCAATGAGAAAATCaagccaagcaagttcgagccaatgggtttcgTTTGTATTCGTTAAGGAAATTTTGCCAAAAAGTGTTAAGGCATCTTAGGAAAGACTTTCATACCATAAATATGCAAGTCCTAAAAAAACGCTGGGGTCCTTTTCCATGGTCTACTTTCAATTCTGTGGcgtaaacaataacaaacttaaCCCTACACACCAAAAAAAGCAAATTAAACCTGATGATCTGTCCTACGGCCGCTCATTTAGAGCACGTGCTTACGTCATGCgtttatgaaaaaacaaatcatattgtATACATCTGACGGGTGTCTTAGAAATTGCCGTAAGTTCTGTATTGAACAATGTTTTAAGTGGACGCCTTAATTGTTTCAAACAACAGGGTATGTATATACAACAGCTACGCTGCTGCGGATACTTATCGCTATTTCATGTTTATGATTTGAATTTTGAGAGGATTATAAAAAGTTGCTGATTGGTGAAAAATTGTTCTTTTTAGCGCAAAAAGACTCTCATCCTGCCTGTTTAATATGACATATATGGTAGTACCCTGATTTAACTGATGgtaatgttattttgattaaatgcatttcatataTCTTGACTAACAGAAATTCTTTAGTATTTGATTGGCAAGCCCagtcatttaattatttgtcaCATGACTTGAAAAACCGAAAGTCTCTTGTGTTCGTGTTGCCGAACAAGTGTATAATGGGCTGTTgtgaaaaaagttatataaactgataaattaaaacatttttttcgcaATCAAACTGATCAGTAAATGCTTGATGAGGTTGAAAGGAAGTATATTTTATCATGGCATTTAATtcaacttttgaaaaatatcaaaattatgacccttgttttgactattttttgTGCTTTTGATTCCTTTGACGATATTCATTCAGCAAACTTTGATGTACCAAATTAGAACACTACCTAGTATAGCTACAAGCAAGCCTCTTCATTGTATGCTAGCGTGTGTCTAACGCACGAGAAGCGTGTAACAACGACCAAGTAAGATACCCCTGAAAACCATTAGCGTGTTCTAACGTGCCACTGGCGCGCGACCAACGATTTGTCAACGTTAGACGCGCGTGTTGAGCATGTGACTAACGTGTGAATAACGATAGAAAAGCCTCTTGCTGGCGTGTTATTTTTACGGTCGAACGGGTACAAAACGCTGAAAATTTCATAGTGAATTCAGTTGTTCTTGTGAGTTTGAACAGTCAGCATCATGCCGCTAAGACGAAAAAAGGGTGGGATGGGGGCTCTGCTACTAGCGCTGCAAGTAAGAAGAATGCAAAGCCTCTTTCACTAGCAATGTCTTCGGACGAAGAAGAACACCAGGAGGAAGAGCACACCCGAGAAGTAACGCACCATGTGACACCCCCTAAAGACCCTAAACACCCTGAAAACCCCAATGAGGACGGTCCGACCATAGCAAAGAGAGGAAAGAAGCAGAGAAAGGATTGCAGGATCCTTGACCGGGCGGTTGAGGATAGTCTGGTGGAGTTTTTCCGCGAACACGAACTGCTGTGGAACACACAGAAGGCAGATTACAGGAACAAGGCAAAGAGGCAACGGATACTCGAGGCCAAGGCCACAGAACTAAAGATCAGCGTGGACCACTTGTGCACCTGGTTCAAGTCCCTCAGGAAATGTTCACAAGGCaagtatttatgtttaaattaaaaaaaaaatgcttcaaGTAATTGCCCTGAGTTTAATATTAATGGAATTTATATACTTACCATATACCTACCATATACTTTTATACTTGCCATATTCTTACCGTATGCTTATAATATCTACCAGGTTAGACAAGAAGAAGAGTGGGGATGGCCAGCAACAATTGACGGAGAGGGAGACATGGATAAAAGACAAATTTGGATTTTTCCACCGTGCTGTCAACCACCGCTCGAAGCCCGTCAAGAGTGTAAGTACTGATACAGATATTGAACTaatcatataattatacttcaatattgaataataagtaAACGATAAATGTCTGTACAATTGTTTATTGTCAATTTCCAAACACACTGTGTTTACCCGTGTCATTTCGTGTCTTTCTAGTTGAAGGCGATCATAGCCGAAAGTCAGGGCGACCTGGATATGGCTGAGCGGGCAGCGGCGGAGGAGAGGGTTGAAGTTTGATGAGAACGTCACTGAACGTCGACCCACCCCAGCCTTGTCGGTGTCCTCCGACATGCTGACGATGCTGCGTGATCAACTCCCGCCTCCCGAGCTAGTCACCGAAAGGACCACCTACGCCGCCTATGTCACATGTGTGCTGCTGGGGCTGAGTTTAAAGGACTTTTTCCGGGCCCGGAAAGGCATCAATAAGGTCCTGAAGCTTTTCTGCGAGTCGAATTCAACTGACGACGACAGTGAGGACCGGTCTAATAGACCCCCTCCAGACAGCCCTCGATTCAGTCATGGTGAGCTTAATTATTACTATTGGTTTGAATTATAACTAGAATTGGTGCGTTAGGCAACCCCTCGTATATCCAGACTTGTCTCATTACTATAATTGGCCAATAGCTGGCACGAAAGTTAGTCAAAAGTACAATAAGATCTAGTAAGATCGGTTCAAACTTCACTCGTCTCCACTCTAGGAAGCCATCTGAccattttcatttcttaatgtatttttagTGTCACTGGTGACACGACCTCATCGCAACACCCCTCGAGCAAGAAGCCGTGTCAGAGCTAGGACGAGTGCCATTTCGGTCTTTAACTACGCGGACTCTGCCTACATGTCCCTGATTTAAGACCAACAGCTCTGCGAGTCAGGTTATCAGAAATACTGACTATACTACATTATTGAATACCAAGTGAAAGACAATTGTTAATTTcctattgtttattattgtgtaaTTGCAGTGGAAGGCGATCATGGTCAAAACTCAGGGGTCCTGGATGAGGCCGAGCACTTGTATGAATGTgtgattatgattattattttctttaattgttttatgtaatgTTGATTTGCTATTATTATTTCTGTGATTTACGAAATAACGGGtgtttttcttttctattttttctttttttttttggggggggggggtatgttcttaaataaattatttaaaattgacactgaatttttgtttcttttaatgcttatttttagaaaaaataaacacatcacCACACATTGTTCATGTCACAAGAGTTTTCATATCATATCCAATTGCCATGCAACAGCACCAGCCTCCGAGTTGCACCAGTGTTTCAGGAGGTTCCTCTGGCGCTTCCCCTGTTTGTTGTTTACGTTAGGCCCTCTGACATTGACGATGTCCTCCAGATTGGACTGTGTTCTCCATTGTCCATCATATTAGACCTCAAGGCGAACGCGTCGTCACCGATTAGATGGTTACGGTACATCCTCGTTGTCGTATGGCAGGGGTTCAGCTGGTGGGAAGCCAATGGAGCCATCATTGATGCATTCTTTCAGCTCAGACCCGTTATAGATGTGTGCGTCGGATGCTGCTCCCTTCCCTGAAAAACACAAATTACATCAACGTAAACATACAGTACAAATAGCAACACCAAGAATAATCTTATTCAATCTCCGCTAAAGACATTATCTGGAAGAACACTAACCTGCCCAAATGAACTTGTAATCTGCGTCCACTAGGGCCATAATCACCACAGAATAGAATCCCTTGTAGTTGTAGTAGGTTGATCCGGAAGAGTTATGGCATCTGCAGGCAACATGTTTGCCGTCAACGGCACCACAACAATGAGGGAAGTTCCACCTTGTCATGAACTGGTTGGCAATCTCACGCCACGCTTCAGGAGTGCTTGGTGGGGTCATCACCTCATCCAGATACTCGTCAACGATCGCCCGGCACACTTTACGGACAAGGACGGAGATTGTGTTTGGTGGAACGCGCCATCCAAACTTCATGTCAGAATACTTAGATCCGCAGTGTCACCGCCAGTTTCAGGCCAGGTTCGAGGGGTTCTCGGTAAAAGGTGTGCTGCTTCGTCAATCTGCCTCTGACACGTCCAAGGATCTCATCAAACATATCAGGTTGTGTGCGCGTGAAAGAACTCACATCTTCTTGGCGAAGCTCAACCATGAGTTGGTCATACAGACCAAACTCTTGACGCCTTAATATCCATTATTTAGTCCATCACTGTCGTCTTTGTCGGGGTCTTCTTCTCTGCGGGCGAGGTCCCTCGATGTGTTCAGCTATATTCAAGTTCAGTGCATCTACTTCATGCTGGGCTATAACAAGCATATATAGCCTCCTTAGTCTTTCTAAATCTTCCATAGTAGGTGCTCTCTATGGTAGCCCAAAAATGAACCTTGCTTACAAAGCATCGGTTTATATACCCATATGCATGGACGTTCGAAAAACGAGTGAATGACGCTCAATGGACGCCAAAAGGACGTCCGTTTGACTTTAGTCACACGCTGCGTGCGCTAGGGGACCGTTCAGCGGTCGTTGACAGGTCGCCAGTGAGTCGTTTACTGCAAAGCAAAAGATAAGTAACAACCAAGTTACGCTAGAGTAACGACTGACTAACGATAGCCGAACGCGCGCAACGCTCGGCGAACGTTAATAAAACTCTCCACGAACGTTCTTAAACGTTCTTCAGCGTTTAAAGTTAACGCTGGTCTCAGTGGGAACTTTTGTGCatgttcaaaaaaaaaatccggaCCAGCGTTCTCCGCCGATTCCCGGCGATCACCGACGTTCACTAGCGTTCACACAATGCTCTTCTGGCGCTATCCCAGCGACCATTGGCGACTACCAACGTTTCCTCAAACGTCATAGAACGCTGACCAGAACGTCATGATGTGACGGCCCCATTAGActaaaataatagatgtgttatacGGGATCCTTCTAGTCCAGGATTTGAGATATCCAAATCGTATAAACAGCTATCGACATACATTTATTTGGAATAGCAGAGTGGATGATCAACTAATTATATTACCATTTGGCATGCGTTAATGACTTATTCTGCGCTGATCGGGGACTTATAAAGATTTTTTGATCCCAGTGCTGACATTACCTACTTGAAGTGAATTAAGTTAGATCTTAGTATGCATTACTGTATTGTCCCTGgtttagtctaaaataatagacatgttgtGCGTAATCTTCTAACGTCTGAACgagtttgtgcaaaaacagggtggttttaaaaaataaacaagcattacATGCATTAATATacaggatttacctttccaataaaacgaaactttactgacacaaacaacaattatgCTCCGGACCTGCGGGGACCATGGTTACAACTCGGCCATGTCTGGCATGTTTTAAGATAGATcttgtaaatacaatcgtaacaacttggTCATGGCTGAGattgttccgattgttgtataACTGTaaaccgcagccttgcaggtgccctttatgtatatatatcgtaatgttttgacagtatgaaatgaaaaaacaacaacatcaaactCATGATAGTtcgttattatttattttttctgtacgGAACTAATTTAAATAACACTATCTGgcaatatttcatgtaattatgCTATTTTATAGACCCCGAATCCCGACCGTAATAAcgacccacttttggtacaaaacaagtTGTACATTTAgcatttgccatatcaaaaatcgtaaaaaacatcgtcaacgtacaattatttggactagtccTGGTTATGCACTTAAGACAATTGTAACTACGGCTCCTTCCAGGTccggaaatagcggggactttgactgtCGGTCCAGCCAATAAATTTCTTCCATAACCTTTTTCGGTCTTAATTAACTTTacgaaaaaaacataacaacacaacacatacttagTAAgtgcacatcaattgcaaaatgttgCATACTGCATCAAGTGAGTaatcttagcattttatccatggAAAGCATATTAATTATAcgtgaaccagcttaacattcaataacctgttatattgaatattttataagaatatcttaatttcataaaactttcacaaaaaaagtaaacTAGTCAATCAAGGTCATTAATGGCAGGTGCGTGCAGGTTCCCTGGTTCATTGTTTAGGGTATAAAACATCCCTGATTCgatgaatataaacattattttcaatatgttgaaacgattatatttaaaacgaccttgtgcaccgaatgaagagcaattgcttgtTTATGATGGcgcttgttttagatgaaaatcatgtctgtattaaaatagctcgtgaaaacaatgcacgttctaaCTAGGCTTACCGACTCATCAATGCACTTTATTCTCCAACACTATATACCGTCCTCTTAGTATTAATCTCA
The DNA window shown above is from Mya arenaria isolate MELC-2E11 chromosome 6, ASM2691426v1 and carries:
- the LOC128237834 gene encoding uncharacterized protein LOC128237834, with protein sequence MKFGWRVPPNTISVLVRKVCRAIVDEYLDEVMTPPSTPEAWREIANQFMTRWNFPHCCGAVDGKHVACRCHNSSGSTYYNYKGFYSVVIMALVDADYKFIWAGKGAASDAHIYNGSELKECINDGSIGFPPAEPLPYDNEDVP